Proteins found in one Oncorhynchus keta strain PuntledgeMale-10-30-2019 chromosome 2, Oket_V2, whole genome shotgun sequence genomic segment:
- the LOC118361255 gene encoding NK1 transcription factor-related protein 2-like: MSVFTGEHTKTDRSSSEDLKLQVTASNPLLVHSATEPEEKIEGDVDSISSSAETSATHDHLPHKRRRSDLGCAKPRRARTAFTYEQLVALENKFRSTRYLSVCERLNLALSLSLTETQVKIWFQNRRTKWKKQNPGADSTMPPGPNSLVSINPSPVTCVSSSANYQTFPSFSSGNMIFHTDGAVPLSSTGGMLHPFLPNGYHLQPSYFTPHL, from the coding sequence ATGTCTGTGTTCACAGGCGAACACACAAAGACTGACCGCTCAAGTAGCGAGGATCTCAAGCTCCAGGTAACTGCCAGCAACCCACTTTTAGTACACTCAGCGACTGAGCCAGAGGAGAAAATAGAGGGGGACGTGGACAGCATCAGCAGCAGCGCCGAAACTTCAGCCACCCATGACCACTTGCCCCACAAACGGCGGCGCTCGGATCTTGGTTGTGCCAAGCCGCGACGCGCAAGAACTGCCTTCACCTATGAACAACTGGTGGCTCTGGAGAACAAATTCCGCTCTACGAGatacctgtctgtgtgtgagagactcaACCTGGCTCTGTCCCTCAGCCTCACTGAGACGCAGGTCAAGATCTGGTTCCAGAACAGAAGAACCAAGTGGAAGAAACAGAACCCGGGTGCGGACAGCACAATGCCACCCGGGCCCAACTCTTTGGTCAGTATCAACCCAAGTCCTGTGACTTGTGTGTCGAGTTCAGCCAATTACCAAACGTTCCCGTCTTTCAGCTCTGGGAACATGATCTTTCATACTGATGGTGCGGTTCCTTTGTCGTCCACTGGAGGGATGTTACATCCCTTCTTACCCAATGGTTACCATCTCCAGCCGTCCTACTTTACTCCACATTTATGA